Proteins encoded together in one Thermomonospora curvata DSM 43183 window:
- a CDS encoding GNAT family N-acetyltransferase — MTVLRTERLVLTPVQPGDHALLREHWGRPQVRAFLFDGKAPTAKQVTGLIEESMRGFATDGHGLWTVRLGDGGTFVGTAGLLPLDDTGELEVLYSLEPQWRGRGLATEAARAVLDHGLGALGRPRILAEIDEGNRASAAVAERLGMRPCRIVPGVLGPMTRYTT, encoded by the coding sequence GTGACCGTCTTGAGGACCGAGCGGCTGGTGCTGACCCCCGTCCAGCCCGGCGACCACGCCCTGCTGCGGGAGCATTGGGGCCGCCCGCAGGTGCGGGCCTTCCTGTTCGACGGCAAGGCGCCCACCGCCAAGCAGGTCACCGGCCTGATCGAAGAGAGCATGCGCGGTTTCGCCACCGACGGCCACGGCCTGTGGACCGTCCGGCTCGGCGACGGCGGCACGTTCGTGGGGACCGCCGGGCTGCTCCCGCTGGACGACACCGGAGAACTGGAGGTCCTCTACAGCCTGGAGCCCCAATGGCGGGGACGCGGCCTGGCCACCGAGGCCGCCCGGGCCGTCCTCGACCACGGGCTGGGCGCGCTGGGCCGCCCGCGCATCCTCGCCGAGATCGACGAGGGCAACCGCGCCTCGGCCGCCGTCGCCGAACGACTGGGCATGCGCCCGTGCCGGATCGTGCCGGGCGTGCTCGGCCCGATGACTCGATACACCACCTGA
- a CDS encoding DsbA family oxidoreductase, which yields MNVEIFSDVVCPWCYLGQARFRAALAGFAGRVEVTWRPFQLDPTAPATAVPMNEHLAVKFGGAEKVAAAHERLRALTAAEGLPFAPEKALHVNTRDAHRVIELAGRAGVQDAVVERLFRAQHAEGRDLGDVGTLAELAGEAGLQADAVRRSLESDEGTAEVERQLERARRLGVTGVPLFLFEGKWAVSGAQPAEVLAEALREVAARLPGSS from the coding sequence GTGAACGTAGAGATCTTCTCCGATGTGGTCTGCCCGTGGTGTTACCTGGGGCAGGCCCGCTTCCGTGCCGCGCTGGCGGGCTTCGCCGGCCGGGTCGAGGTGACCTGGCGTCCCTTCCAGCTCGACCCCACCGCCCCGGCCACGGCCGTCCCGATGAACGAGCATCTGGCCGTCAAGTTCGGCGGCGCCGAGAAGGTGGCGGCGGCGCACGAGCGGCTGCGCGCGCTGACCGCCGCCGAGGGCCTGCCCTTTGCCCCCGAAAAAGCGCTGCACGTCAACACCCGCGACGCGCACCGGGTGATCGAGCTGGCCGGACGGGCGGGCGTGCAGGACGCGGTGGTCGAGCGTCTCTTCCGCGCCCAGCACGCCGAGGGCCGCGACCTGGGGGACGTCGGCACGCTGGCCGAGCTGGCCGGCGAGGCCGGTCTGCAGGCCGATGCCGTGCGCAGGTCGCTGGAGTCGGACGAGGGCACGGCGGAGGTGGAGCGGCAGCTGGAGCGGGCCCGCAGGCTGGGCGTCACCGGTGTGCCGCTCTTTTTGTTCGAGGGGAAGTGGGCGGTGTCGGGAGCCCAGCCCGCCGAGGTGCTCGCCGAGGCGCTGCGGGAGGTCGCCGCGCGGCTGCCCGGTTCTTCCTGA
- a CDS encoding alpha/beta hydrolase encodes MPAAPMIEERPGCGLGAKLFARLMRRTLRPIIARLPWTPLALRMAGLLDYAGVLIVRPRGARTVKVTALDCAAEWVYGAGVSPTTRKVILYFHGGGFVACGLRTHRRMIARISRAAGMPALSVAYRMPPNVTIATVLEDCVNAYRWLLEQGYEPEDIVVAGDSAGGYLSFAMPLHAMRAGLPRPAGIAALSPFTDLDVDRKIAHPNAPIDPYIPAPRIRDMVRLVFPGVELTDPWLSPVHADVRGLPPTLIQAGSIEVLLGDAETMARHLAAAGVPCTLQIWEGQGHVFQVFADICREGLAAIAEIGAFARQVTAAGDRQRAA; translated from the coding sequence ATGCCGGCTGCACCGATGATCGAGGAACGCCCCGGGTGCGGGCTGGGGGCCAAGCTGTTCGCCCGGCTGATGCGCCGGACCCTGCGGCCGATCATCGCCCGCCTGCCCTGGACGCCGCTGGCCCTGCGGATGGCGGGGCTGCTGGACTACGCCGGGGTGCTCATCGTGCGGCCGCGCGGCGCCCGGACCGTCAAGGTCACGGCCCTGGACTGCGCGGCCGAATGGGTCTACGGGGCCGGGGTGTCCCCCACTACCCGGAAGGTGATCCTCTACTTCCACGGCGGCGGCTTCGTCGCCTGCGGCCTGCGCACCCACCGCCGGATGATCGCGCGGATCTCCCGGGCGGCGGGCATGCCCGCCCTGTCGGTGGCCTACCGCATGCCCCCCAACGTCACCATCGCCACCGTCCTGGAAGACTGCGTCAACGCCTACCGGTGGCTGCTGGAGCAGGGCTATGAGCCCGAGGACATCGTCGTCGCCGGGGACTCGGCGGGCGGCTACCTCAGCTTCGCCATGCCGCTGCACGCGATGCGCGCCGGGCTGCCGCGCCCGGCCGGGATCGCCGCCCTGTCACCCTTCACCGACCTGGACGTGGACCGCAAGATCGCCCACCCCAACGCCCCCATCGACCCCTACATCCCGGCGCCGCGCATCCGGGACATGGTCCGCCTCGTCTTCCCCGGCGTCGAGCTCACCGATCCGTGGCTGTCGCCGGTGCACGCCGATGTGCGCGGCCTGCCGCCCACGCTCATCCAGGCCGGCTCGATCGAGGTGCTGCTCGGCGACGCCGAGACCATGGCCCGCCACCTGGCCGCCGCGGGCGTGCCGTGCACCCTGCAGATCTGGGAGGGACAGGGGCACGTCTTCCAGGTCTTCGCCGACATCTGCCGCGAGGGCCTGGCCGCCATCGCCGAGATCGGCGCCTTCGCCCGGCAGGTCACGGCCGCAGGCGACCGGCAGCGGGCCGCCTGA
- a CDS encoding acyl-CoA dehydrogenase family protein, which translates to MGRLAWTDGLSEVQREILDTIAEFVDREVLPVATELEHADAYPQRIVDGLKKLGVFGLTIPEQYGGLGESLLTYALVVEELSRGWMSVSGILNTHFIVAYMIGRHGTEEQKARLLPKMATGEVRGAFSMSEPDCGSDVAAIRTRARRDGDHYVIDGRKMWLTNGATANLIALLCRTDEGADSPHRNMTTFLVEKEPGFGEVAPGLTIPGKIEKMGYKGVDTTELLLDGYRVPAGSILGGVPGRGFYQMMDGVEVGRVNVAARACGVARRAFELAIDYAQRRETFGKRIADHQAVRFRLAEMATKVEAAHQMMVMAARRKDSGRRNDLEAGMAKYLAGEYCKEVVEDAFRIHGGYGYSTEYEIERLYREAPMLLIGEGTADIQKMIIGRRLLEEYRLD; encoded by the coding sequence ATGGGGCGTCTGGCGTGGACGGACGGGCTGAGCGAGGTCCAGCGGGAGATCCTGGACACCATCGCCGAGTTCGTGGACCGGGAGGTGCTGCCGGTCGCGACCGAGCTGGAACACGCCGACGCCTACCCCCAGCGGATCGTCGACGGGCTGAAGAAGCTCGGGGTCTTCGGGCTCACCATCCCCGAGCAGTACGGCGGGCTCGGCGAGTCCCTGCTGACCTACGCCCTGGTGGTGGAGGAGCTGTCCCGCGGCTGGATGAGCGTCTCGGGCATCCTCAACACCCACTTCATCGTCGCCTACATGATCGGCCGGCACGGCACCGAGGAGCAGAAGGCCCGGCTGCTGCCGAAGATGGCCACCGGCGAGGTCCGCGGCGCGTTCTCCATGTCCGAACCGGACTGCGGCTCGGACGTGGCCGCCATCCGCACCCGCGCCCGCCGCGACGGCGACCACTACGTCATCGACGGGCGGAAGATGTGGCTGACCAACGGCGCCACCGCCAATCTGATCGCCCTGCTGTGCCGCACCGACGAGGGCGCCGACTCCCCCCACCGCAACATGACGACCTTCCTGGTGGAAAAGGAGCCCGGCTTCGGCGAGGTGGCGCCCGGCCTGACCATCCCCGGCAAGATCGAGAAGATGGGCTACAAGGGCGTCGACACCACCGAGCTGCTGCTGGACGGCTACCGCGTCCCCGCCGGCAGCATCCTCGGCGGCGTCCCCGGCCGCGGCTTCTACCAGATGATGGACGGCGTGGAGGTCGGCCGCGTCAACGTGGCGGCCCGTGCCTGCGGCGTGGCGCGCCGGGCCTTTGAGCTGGCCATCGACTACGCCCAGCGCCGGGAGACCTTCGGCAAGCGCATCGCCGACCACCAGGCGGTGCGCTTCCGCCTGGCGGAGATGGCCACCAAGGTCGAGGCCGCCCACCAGATGATGGTGATGGCCGCCCGCAGGAAAGACTCCGGCCGGCGCAACGACCTGGAGGCCGGGATGGCCAAATACCTGGCCGGCGAGTACTGCAAGGAGGTCGTCGAGGACGCCTTCCGCATTCACGGCGGCTACGGCTACTCCACCGAGTACGAGATCGAGCGCCTGTACCGGGAGGCGCCCATGCTGCTGATCGGCGAGGGCACCGCCGACATCCAAAAGATGATCATCGGTCGCCGCCTGCTGGAGGAGTACCGGCTGGACTGA
- a CDS encoding nitroreductase family deazaflavin-dependent oxidoreductase — protein MLFGDEHVRRYEETDGAVGHDWEKGAPVLILTTKGRKSGQERKCPLIYQEHQGNYVVVASKGGAPDHPHWYLNLQADPEVRVQVKADKFTARARTAEGAERDELWAKMAAVWPDYDEYQKKTDRQIPVVVLERI, from the coding sequence ATGCTGTTCGGTGACGAGCACGTGCGCCGCTACGAGGAGACCGACGGGGCGGTCGGACACGACTGGGAGAAGGGCGCACCGGTTCTCATCCTGACCACCAAGGGCCGCAAGAGCGGGCAGGAGCGCAAGTGCCCGCTGATCTACCAGGAGCACCAGGGCAACTATGTGGTCGTGGCCTCCAAGGGCGGCGCCCCGGACCACCCTCACTGGTACCTGAACCTGCAGGCAGACCCTGAGGTGCGGGTCCAGGTCAAGGCCGACAAGTTCACCGCGCGGGCGCGCACCGCCGAGGGCGCCGAGCGGGACGAGCTGTGGGCGAAGATGGCCGCCGTGTGGCCGGACTACGACGAGTACCAGAAGAAGACCGACCGCCAGATCCCGGTGGTGGTGCTGGAACGGATCTGA
- a CDS encoding PaaI family thioesterase: MTQSSTSKPSPHPALTGREQEAGELADAVRRLIGLTMDAPAPPEVTKEAVRALEAVADMLQRHVPDPPLPKTLLHEPDPGDGDLGARMPFDNVIGRYNPLALPLELEFDREADPPRALLRGAFTRAYEGPPGCVHGAVLAASFDIAFAAANFIAGMPGPTVRLEIDYRRPTALHAPCVFEAWVESHDDRRVRTVGRLVQRDKVTVEAVGDFAKLDQSQIARMVERTR; encoded by the coding sequence TTGACGCAGTCTTCGACGTCCAAGCCGTCCCCGCACCCGGCCCTGACCGGCCGCGAACAGGAGGCGGGGGAGCTGGCCGACGCGGTGCGGCGGCTGATCGGGCTGACCATGGACGCCCCGGCCCCGCCGGAGGTGACCAAGGAGGCCGTCCGCGCCCTGGAGGCCGTCGCCGACATGCTGCAGCGGCACGTGCCCGACCCGCCGCTGCCCAAGACGCTGCTACACGAGCCCGACCCCGGCGATGGCGACCTGGGCGCGCGGATGCCGTTCGACAACGTCATCGGCCGCTACAACCCGCTGGCCCTGCCGCTGGAGCTGGAGTTCGACCGGGAGGCCGACCCGCCCCGGGCGCTGCTGCGCGGCGCCTTCACCCGGGCCTATGAGGGCCCGCCCGGCTGCGTGCACGGCGCGGTGCTGGCCGCCTCCTTCGACATCGCGTTCGCCGCGGCCAATTTCATCGCCGGCATGCCCGGCCCCACCGTCCGGCTGGAGATCGACTACCGCCGTCCCACCGCGCTGCACGCGCCGTGCGTGTTCGAGGCGTGGGTGGAGTCGCACGACGACCGCCGGGTGCGCACCGTCGGCCGCCTGGTGCAGCGCGACAAGGTCACCGTCGAGGCGGTGGGGGACTTCGCCAAACTCGACCAGTCCCAGATCGCCCGGATGGTCGAACGCACCCGCTGA
- a CDS encoding GntR family transcriptional regulator: MSSGEQVRLYVRRLIFDGVLRQGQRVPQDAIAQTLGVSRIPVREALIALEREGWMTIVPHRGVFVNALDESSVRDHYELYGLFYGFAVRRAIERRGPELADQLAPLAAQIAETTDTEQLQELTQRFHRLVVDAAQSPRVRSLLRQMTGIVPGNFFELVPGADAVERRGTAAIVEAIRNEDAAAAEAAYAKMLREEGELVVELFRKRGMFEQPAETVPS, translated from the coding sequence ATGAGCAGCGGTGAGCAGGTTCGGCTCTACGTGCGGCGGTTGATCTTCGATGGTGTGCTGCGTCAGGGGCAGCGGGTTCCCCAGGACGCGATCGCCCAGACGCTGGGCGTCTCCCGCATCCCGGTGCGCGAGGCGCTGATCGCGCTGGAGCGCGAGGGATGGATGACGATCGTCCCCCACCGGGGGGTGTTCGTCAACGCCCTGGACGAGTCGTCGGTCCGCGACCACTACGAGCTGTACGGGCTGTTTTACGGGTTCGCCGTGCGCCGCGCGATCGAGCGCCGCGGCCCGGAACTGGCCGATCAGCTCGCCCCCCTGGCCGCGCAGATCGCCGAGACCACCGACACCGAGCAGCTGCAGGAGCTGACGCAGCGCTTCCACCGCCTGGTGGTGGACGCCGCGCAGTCCCCCCGGGTGCGCAGCCTGCTGCGGCAGATGACCGGCATCGTCCCCGGGAACTTCTTTGAGCTGGTGCCCGGCGCCGACGCCGTGGAGCGGCGCGGCACGGCCGCCATCGTCGAGGCGATCCGCAACGAGGACGCCGCCGCGGCCGAGGCCGCGTACGCCAAGATGCTCCGCGAGGAGGGCGAGCTGGTGGTGGAGCTGTTCCGCAAGCGCGGCATGTTCGAACAGCCCGCCGAGACCGTCCCGTCGTGA
- a CDS encoding TetR/AcrR family transcriptional regulator, with the protein MDAAERLMAERGITGVSLNEINTAAGQRNTAALHYHFGGRDGLLRAILRRHGPWLRARHEELYARATAGGRTPDVRGLVEVIVLPPAEYVGLGPSQRAAIRIWTSALAQPALAIEDVHTLVDPSLTRAGRELVEILSRGMPRRLAVERLVVASQSVLHVLADRALAEDAPDSRRRPLPLPLVARNLVDMTVAALTAPVGAATRQEMEQTAGLA; encoded by the coding sequence TTGGACGCCGCCGAACGGCTGATGGCCGAGCGCGGCATCACCGGGGTGTCGCTGAACGAGATCAACACCGCCGCCGGGCAGCGCAACACCGCGGCGCTGCACTACCACTTCGGCGGCCGGGACGGGCTGCTGCGGGCGATCCTGCGGCGGCACGGCCCCTGGCTGCGGGCCCGGCACGAGGAGCTGTACGCCCGGGCCACCGCCGGCGGCCGCACGCCGGACGTGCGGGGCCTGGTGGAGGTGATCGTGCTGCCGCCGGCCGAGTACGTCGGGCTGGGCCCCAGCCAGCGTGCCGCGATCCGGATCTGGACCTCAGCGCTGGCCCAGCCCGCGCTGGCCATCGAGGACGTGCACACCCTGGTGGACCCCTCGCTGACCCGGGCGGGCCGGGAGCTGGTGGAGATCCTGTCCCGCGGCATGCCCCGGCGGCTGGCCGTCGAGCGGCTGGTGGTGGCCTCCCAGTCGGTGCTGCACGTGCTGGCCGACCGGGCGCTCGCAGAGGACGCCCCCGACAGCCGGCGGCGCCCGCTGCCGCTGCCGCTGGTGGCGCGCAACCTGGTGGACATGACGGTGGCCGCGCTCACCGCCCCGGTCGGCGCGGCCACCCGGCAGGAGATGGAGCAGACCGCGGGCCTTGCGTGA
- a CDS encoding Rieske 2Fe-2S domain-containing protein, which produces MARFPFPIPNGWFAVARSDELKTGQVKPARYFGRELAVFRTASGEPRVVDAYCPHLGAHLAHGGQVRGELLECPFHAWRFDGVSGRCVEVPYTDADPSPKARVRSYPVVERFGLIFAWHHLGGADPYIPMPEMKEFDDPGWSEPVFHEFRFATCVQEMAENNADYVHFKYVHGMETIPGGEVDYDGFVKIVTERQQFKNKEGKVYTLEFVRKSYGLGLGALRLKGVMSFISSVSPVDEENVHVRWVFTFPRGMERFSPRMIDEFVKQISEDVPIWENKIYVEKPLLIKGDGPITEFRHWARQFYGEHVPERPWLPPRLKRLEGSGV; this is translated from the coding sequence ATGGCGCGTTTCCCCTTCCCGATCCCCAACGGCTGGTTCGCCGTGGCGCGCAGCGACGAGCTGAAGACCGGCCAGGTCAAACCCGCCCGCTACTTCGGGCGCGAGCTGGCGGTCTTCCGCACCGCCTCCGGCGAGCCCCGCGTCGTGGACGCCTACTGCCCGCACCTGGGCGCCCACCTGGCCCACGGCGGGCAGGTCAGGGGAGAGCTGCTGGAATGCCCCTTCCACGCCTGGCGCTTCGACGGCGTCTCCGGCCGCTGCGTGGAGGTGCCCTACACCGACGCCGACCCCTCGCCCAAGGCCCGGGTCCGCTCCTACCCGGTGGTCGAGCGGTTCGGCCTGATCTTCGCCTGGCACCACCTGGGCGGCGCCGACCCCTACATCCCCATGCCGGAGATGAAGGAGTTCGACGACCCCGGCTGGAGCGAGCCGGTCTTCCACGAATTCCGCTTCGCCACCTGCGTGCAGGAGATGGCCGAGAACAACGCCGACTACGTGCACTTCAAATACGTGCACGGCATGGAGACCATCCCCGGCGGTGAGGTGGACTACGACGGCTTCGTCAAGATCGTCACCGAGCGGCAGCAGTTCAAGAACAAGGAGGGCAAGGTCTACACCCTGGAGTTCGTGCGCAAGTCCTACGGGCTGGGCCTGGGCGCGCTGCGGCTCAAGGGCGTGATGTCCTTCATCTCCTCGGTCAGCCCGGTGGACGAGGAGAACGTGCACGTCCGCTGGGTGTTCACCTTCCCCCGCGGCATGGAGAGGTTCTCCCCGAGGATGATCGACGAGTTCGTCAAGCAGATCAGCGAGGACGTCCCGATCTGGGAGAACAAGATCTACGTGGAGAAACCGCTGCTGATCAAGGGCGACGGCCCGATCACCGAGTTCCGGCACTGGGCCCGGCAGTTCTATGGTGAACACGTCCCCGAGCGGCCGTGGCTGCCGCCCCGCCTCAAGCGCCTGGAAGGCAGTGGTGTCTGA
- a CDS encoding GntR family transcriptional regulator, whose product MPPPDEAMVRRSSGEQVALYIRRLIFEGRLRQGDRVPQDEIARALGVSRIPVREALLSLEREGWVTIKPHRGAFIGALDEAAVRDHYTLYGLVFGFAARRATERRTPEMVAHLDELCRALQRAEDPAAVARLSRDFGRLILQTAGSPRLRAVLRAMVGIVPGNFFALVPGAIEAERDGSRAIWEAVRDGDPDRAAWACAQKLQRQGDLVAELFATRGLFATPA is encoded by the coding sequence TTGCCTCCGCCCGACGAGGCGATGGTCCGGCGGAGCAGCGGCGAACAGGTCGCCCTCTACATCCGCAGGCTGATCTTCGAAGGGCGGCTGCGGCAGGGCGACCGGGTTCCCCAGGACGAGATCGCCCGGGCGCTGGGCGTCAGCCGCATCCCGGTGCGCGAAGCGCTGCTGTCGCTGGAACGCGAGGGCTGGGTGACCATCAAGCCGCACCGCGGCGCGTTCATCGGCGCCCTGGACGAGGCCGCGGTCCGCGACCACTACACGCTGTACGGCCTGGTGTTCGGCTTCGCGGCCCGGCGTGCCACCGAGCGCCGCACGCCGGAGATGGTGGCGCACCTGGACGAGCTGTGCCGGGCGCTGCAGCGCGCAGAAGACCCGGCGGCGGTGGCCCGCCTGAGCCGCGACTTCGGCCGGCTCATCCTGCAGACGGCCGGCTCGCCCCGGCTGCGGGCGGTGCTGCGCGCCATGGTCGGCATCGTGCCCGGCAACTTCTTCGCCCTGGTGCCCGGCGCGATCGAGGCCGAACGCGACGGCAGCCGGGCGATCTGGGAGGCGGTGCGCGACGGCGACCCCGACCGGGCCGCCTGGGCGTGCGCCCAGAAACTGCAGCGCCAGGGCGACCTGGTGGCCGAGCTGTTCGCCACCCGCGGCCTGTTCGCCACCCCGGCCTGA